In Bradyrhizobium sp. 195, the sequence ATCGGCGCCATCGTCTACAAGGCGCTGAACATCTGGCTGGTCAGTCAAACCGATCTGTCGAAGCTCGTGCTTGGCGGCTTCATCATGCTGATCGTCGTCGTCTTCCCCAAGGGCATCGTCGGCATGCTGGAGATGCTGGCGCAGCGTCGCAAGAAAGCATCGCCGCCCGGGTCCCCCTTGCTTGCCAAGCCGATCGAGTCCGCCGAATGAGCGATGCACCCCCACTTCTTGCGGTCGAAGGTCTGACCAAATCCTATGGCGGCATTCATGCCGTGCGCGGCGTGTCGTTCTCGCTGCGCGCCGGCGAGATCCTGGCGCTGATCGGCCCGAACGGCGCCGGCAAGAGCACCTGCTTCGACATGCTCAACGGCCAGAACAAGCCCGATACCGGCCATGTTCGCCTGCTCGGCGAAGACATTACGGCCAGGAAGCCGCGTGAGGTCTGGCGCCTTGGCGTCGGGCGAACCTTCCAGATCACCGCGACCTTTGCCACCATGACCGTGCGCGAGAACGTCCAGGTGGCGCTGATCTCGCACGGGAAGCAGCTGTTCAACCTCCTCGGCTCGGCACCGAACTTCGATCGCGGCGAGGCCGGCCGGCTGCTCGAGCTCGTCGGCATGGGCGGCTACGCGGATCGTCCGTGCGGCGAGCTCGCCTATGGCGACCTCAAGCGGCTCGAGCTTGCGGTGGCGCTCGCCAACCAGCCGAAGCTGCTCCTGATGGACGAGCCGACCGCGGGCATGGCGCCGCGCGAGCGGGTCGATCTGATGCGGCTGACCGCGCAGATCGCCCGCGAAAAGTCGATCGGGGTGCTCTTCACCGAGCACGACATGGATGTGGTGTTCGAGCACGCCGACCGGATCATCGTGCTCAATCGCGGCACGCTGATCGCCGAAGGCACGCCGGCCGAGGTGCGCGGCAATCCGCAGGTGCAGGCGGTCTATCTCGGCGAAGGCCTCGTCTATGATGCCCGCCACCGCGAGGGAGCCTCGGCATGAAGCTGACCGTCGAGGGGCTCAACAGTCATTACGGCCCGGCGCATATCCTGTTCGACATCGGCTTCGAGGTCGGCGAGGGCGAGGTGGTGGCGCTGCTCGGGCGCAACGGCGCCGGAAAGTCGACGACGTTCCGCTCGATCGTCGGCCTCGTCGCGCAACGAACCGGCCGCATCATGTTCGAGGGCAAGGACGTCTCGGCAAAACCGACCCATGAGATCGTCCGCGAGGGACTGGGCTATGTGCCGGAAGAGCGGCGCATCTTCACCGACCTGACGGTGGAGGAAAACCTTGAAGTCGGCCGCCAGCCGAAGCGTCCGAACGCTCCGCACTGGACCCGTGAAAAGCTGTTCACACTGTTTCCGAATCTGGGCGAGATGCGGGGCCGTCCGGGCGGCCGCATGAGCGGTGGCGAGCAGCAGATGCTCACCATCGCCCGCACACTGATGGGCAATCCGTCGCTGGTGCTGCTCGACGAGCCGTCGGAAGGCCTGTCGCCGAAGATCGTGGAACAGATGGTCGATGCCATCCTGACCATGAAGAAGGAGGGCGTCAGCATCGTCGTCTCCGAGCAGAATCTGCATTTCGCGCGGTTGATCTCCGATCGCGCCTACATCATCGAGCGCGGCCGCGTCTGCTTCGGCGGCACCATGGCCGAGCTCGACGCGCGTCCGGATATCCGCGACGCGCATCTATCGTTGTGACGGCAAAGGGAAGGGCTGCGAGCGGATGGCGAGAAGCGTCACGGCGAAGAAGAGCATCAAGCTGGCAAAGCCGCCTTACGTGCTCGACGAGCAGGTCGGCTTCATCCTGCGCCAGGTCTGGCAGCGTCACAGTTCGATCTT encodes:
- a CDS encoding ABC transporter ATP-binding protein — translated: MSDAPPLLAVEGLTKSYGGIHAVRGVSFSLRAGEILALIGPNGAGKSTCFDMLNGQNKPDTGHVRLLGEDITARKPREVWRLGVGRTFQITATFATMTVRENVQVALISHGKQLFNLLGSAPNFDRGEAGRLLELVGMGGYADRPCGELAYGDLKRLELAVALANQPKLLLMDEPTAGMAPRERVDLMRLTAQIAREKSIGVLFTEHDMDVVFEHADRIIVLNRGTLIAEGTPAEVRGNPQVQAVYLGEGLVYDARHREGASA
- a CDS encoding ABC transporter ATP-binding protein; translation: MKLTVEGLNSHYGPAHILFDIGFEVGEGEVVALLGRNGAGKSTTFRSIVGLVAQRTGRIMFEGKDVSAKPTHEIVREGLGYVPEERRIFTDLTVEENLEVGRQPKRPNAPHWTREKLFTLFPNLGEMRGRPGGRMSGGEQQMLTIARTLMGNPSLVLLDEPSEGLSPKIVEQMVDAILTMKKEGVSIVVSEQNLHFARLISDRAYIIERGRVCFGGTMAELDARPDIRDAHLSL